Proteins from a genomic interval of Bacteroidia bacterium:
- a CDS encoding Imm51 family immunity protein, with amino-acid sequence MKTKIPFYTHQEDGDFAIIAAIDSNELLETYYPFFEKHGYEGNGYCWEGHIIQILEKEDKNLLDHLEFDPEGSGFYAYADSESTQKKFMEILGPIFSDLSLLETYVTSADRSRIDD; translated from the coding sequence ATGAAAACCAAAATTCCTTTTTATACGCATCAGGAAGACGGAGACTTTGCGATTATTGCAGCCATTGATAGCAATGAATTATTAGAGACGTATTATCCTTTTTTCGAAAAGCATGGGTATGAAGGCAATGGATATTGCTGGGAAGGGCACATCATTCAGATTTTGGAGAAAGAGGATAAAAATTTATTGGATCACCTAGAATTTGATCCGGAAGGTAGTGGCTTTTATGCTTATGCAGATTCAGAATCAACTCAGAAAAAATTTATGGAGATTCTGGGGCCTATTTTCTCTGACTTAAGTCTGCTGGAAACCTATGTAACTTCTGCTGATAGAAGTCGTATCGACGATTAA
- a CDS encoding Crp/Fnr family transcriptional regulator, whose amino-acid sequence MKAILQSFQLLTEEEIEAFQDMLVPKRLKKGEYFIQEGRVCREIAFISSGFFRSYYFSSSGEELTYCFTFQQSFLAAYSSFITQEPTQENIQAMMEVEMLTISREKIIALENSSSNWLKVFKRMAEEEYVKMEKRIFLLQKESAETKYQDLLKHHPDYLNLIPLNYLASYLGITQRHLSRIRASAN is encoded by the coding sequence ATGAAAGCCATTCTACAATCCTTCCAGTTGCTTACCGAAGAGGAAATTGAAGCCTTTCAAGACATGCTGGTTCCCAAAAGATTAAAAAAAGGGGAATACTTTATACAGGAAGGAAGGGTTTGCAGGGAAATTGCTTTCATAAGCTCGGGCTTTTTCAGATCTTACTATTTTTCTTCCAGCGGAGAAGAACTCACCTATTGCTTCACCTTCCAACAATCCTTTCTGGCGGCATATTCCTCCTTTATAACTCAAGAGCCAACCCAGGAAAATATTCAGGCCATGATGGAGGTAGAGATGTTGACGATTTCAAGAGAAAAAATCATAGCCTTGGAGAATAGCAGTTCCAATTGGTTGAAGGTATTCAAACGCATGGCGGAAGAAGAATATGTAAAAATGGAGAAACGTATCTTCCTATTGCAGAAAGAAAGTGCGGAGACTAAATACCAGGACCTCTTGAAACATCATCCGGATTACCTCAATCTCATTCCCCTGAATTACCTCGCCTCCTACCTGGGAATCACCCAAAGACACCTGAGCAGAATTCGGGCTTCTGCGAATTAG
- a CDS encoding NAD(P)H-dependent oxidoreductase — translation MKKILIINGHPDKESFNYALSRAYQEGASLTDAQISQLNLAELKFNPNLQYGYRKRTELEPDLRDAIQKIKEADHLVWVFPMWWYSMPALMKGFIDRSFLPGITFENIKGKAFPKKLLKGKSARLIITADTPRWYDRIFMRSPAIRQFKKGTLEFCGIKAVKLTYIAVIKGSTQEFREKCLKKIRSLGENLN, via the coding sequence ATGAAAAAAATCCTCATCATCAATGGACATCCAGATAAAGAAAGTTTCAACTATGCACTTTCAAGAGCCTACCAAGAAGGCGCGAGCTTAACAGATGCCCAAATTTCTCAACTCAATTTGGCTGAATTGAAATTTAATCCCAACCTTCAATACGGCTATAGAAAACGAACAGAATTAGAACCAGATCTACGGGATGCAATTCAAAAAATAAAAGAGGCAGATCATCTTGTATGGGTCTTTCCCATGTGGTGGTACAGCATGCCAGCCCTCATGAAAGGCTTTATTGATCGAAGCTTTCTCCCGGGTATAACCTTCGAAAACATCAAGGGCAAGGCTTTCCCCAAAAAACTTCTGAAAGGGAAATCAGCCAGACTCATTATTACTGCCGATACGCCCAGATGGTATGACCGTATCTTTATGAGAAGCCCTGCGATCCGACAATTCAAAAAAGGGACCCTCGAATTCTGTGGGATCAAAGCGGTAAAGCTGACCTACATAGCAGTTATTAAAGGCTCTACTCAGGAATTCCGGGAAAAATGCTTGAAAAAGATTCGTTCTCTGGGGGAAAATTTAAACTAA
- a CDS encoding alpha/beta hydrolase — protein sequence MKKLSWLLLVVVCYLPSVAQMPKDIFEFEFEGYKMHGVLNMPEDKQPKGIVLIVHGSGQTNAVAQDWYSDVRAQMLRSGYATYMWDKRGCGKSEGNFDNNQTVQNSAEEVIAAIEALKAGKIPGTNVIGLWGISRAGWINPLVINQYKGIKFWISVSGVDDKENFGYLLTKNLRINGHPKDSVKLLVEEWTRGNEIAFHGGSYESYLEATSNIRKTPFLLRFSNGEGSEAGYYQWQESFMKQNWDSITRLPVYIENFEDILSQIDCPVLALFGEKDMNVDWQKTKALYKRSLGQHVDLEIQSFPDGNHNLFRCKTGGFYEIQDDKLGWNRCEGFLEAMGEWLKQFD from the coding sequence ATGAAAAAACTTAGCTGGCTTTTACTAGTAGTTGTTTGCTACCTCCCCTCTGTCGCTCAAATGCCCAAAGACATCTTTGAGTTTGAATTCGAAGGATACAAGATGCATGGCGTTTTGAATATGCCTGAAGATAAGCAGCCGAAAGGTATTGTTTTGATCGTTCATGGTTCCGGTCAAACCAATGCCGTAGCACAGGATTGGTATTCCGATGTTCGCGCACAAATGCTCAGATCAGGCTATGCGACCTATATGTGGGATAAAAGAGGCTGTGGAAAGAGTGAAGGAAACTTTGATAACAATCAAACGGTCCAGAACAGTGCAGAAGAAGTGATTGCAGCTATCGAGGCCCTAAAAGCAGGGAAGATTCCTGGCACCAATGTCATCGGGCTCTGGGGAATAAGCAGAGCCGGTTGGATCAATCCTTTGGTTATCAATCAATATAAAGGGATTAAATTCTGGATTTCAGTTAGTGGGGTGGATGATAAAGAGAACTTTGGCTATTTGTTGACCAAAAACCTTAGAATCAATGGACATCCCAAAGATAGCGTGAAATTATTGGTGGAAGAATGGACCAGAGGTAATGAGATTGCATTTCATGGAGGTAGCTATGAGTCTTATCTGGAAGCGACAAGCAATATTCGTAAAACCCCTTTTTTATTGCGATTTAGCAATGGGGAGGGCAGTGAAGCAGGTTATTACCAATGGCAGGAAAGCTTTATGAAGCAGAATTGGGATTCAATTACCCGGCTTCCGGTCTATATCGAAAACTTTGAAGACATCCTTTCACAGATCGATTGTCCGGTTTTGGCATTGTTTGGGGAAAAAGACATGAATGTCGATTGGCAAAAAACAAAAGCGCTTTATAAAAGAAGCCTGGGACAACACGTAGACCTGGAGATTCAATCCTTCCCAGACGGCAATCACAATTTATTCAGATGCAAAACCGGAGGCTTCTATGAGATTCAGGATGATAAGCTGGGCTGGAACAGATGCGAGGGATTCCTAGAAGCTATGGGAGAATGGCTGAAGCAATTTGATTAG
- a CDS encoding two-component regulator propeller domain-containing protein, whose product MKKFLIYFLFILLTSLFACSLPQSSHLSEEQTSEKAVEKKDSIPANYYGDPMWDPTAKDKILPVVRRIFQDSRGDLWFAGDWVVRYNYDSLEVFNSEDDFRRLVVREIKEDQKGNIWFGTSGGILKYDGKSFQTYSEKQGLIDNDVWSMEIDSKGNIWVGTIEGLSRFDGEKFRDIDLPEAEEDSTRGVTSTQIVHSIMEDSKGQMWFATNGGAYIYTADSPLKNISEEEGLPSKFVNDILEDKSGNIWFSTNHQGICRWDGKNFTYFSEKEGIKGTEAWSLYEDQSGNIWFPIKGHGMYRYDGKRFTNFHKKEGLKENAMHTSWEDKEGNLWFGGFMALYRFDGKNFTPIDKNGPW is encoded by the coding sequence ATGAAGAAGTTCCTCATATACTTCCTGTTTATTCTCTTAACTTCTCTCTTTGCTTGTAGCCTTCCACAGAGCTCTCACCTTTCGGAAGAACAAACAAGTGAGAAAGCTGTGGAGAAGAAGGATTCTATTCCTGCCAATTACTATGGCGATCCTATGTGGGATCCCACTGCTAAAGACAAAATTCTACCAGTAGTGCGACGGATTTTCCAGGATAGCAGAGGAGATCTTTGGTTCGCTGGAGATTGGGTAGTTCGCTACAACTATGATTCTCTTGAGGTTTTCAATAGTGAAGATGATTTTCGACGGCTTGTTGTTAGGGAAATAAAAGAAGATCAGAAAGGAAATATCTGGTTTGGAACCTCAGGCGGTATCCTGAAATATGATGGCAAATCCTTTCAGACCTATTCAGAAAAGCAAGGATTGATCGACAATGATGTGTGGAGTATGGAAATCGATAGCAAAGGAAACATTTGGGTAGGAACGATTGAGGGCCTGAGTAGATTCGATGGAGAAAAGTTTAGGGATATTGATTTACCCGAAGCAGAAGAAGATTCAACAAGAGGAGTAACAAGTACTCAGATTGTTCATAGCATCATGGAGGACAGCAAAGGACAGATGTGGTTCGCAACCAATGGAGGTGCATATATTTATACAGCTGATTCCCCCCTCAAAAATATATCAGAAGAAGAGGGTTTACCTAGCAAGTTTGTAAATGATATCCTGGAGGATAAATCAGGAAATATTTGGTTTTCCACTAACCATCAGGGGATATGCCGTTGGGATGGGAAGAATTTCACTTATTTTTCAGAAAAAGAAGGAATAAAAGGCACAGAAGCCTGGAGCCTCTATGAAGATCAATCCGGCAATATCTGGTTTCCCATCAAAGGCCATGGCATGTATCGATACGATGGTAAAAGATTTACCAACTTTCACAAAAAAGAAGGACTGAAAGAAAATGCCATGCATACTAGCTGGGAAGACAAAGAAGGAAACCTATGGTTCGGAGGTTTTATGGCCCTCTATCGCTTTGATGGCAAAAACTTTACTCCTATTGATAAAAATGGTCCCTGGTAA
- a CDS encoding macro domain-containing protein, translating to MRLILIDPKVELCTAWEEAFSDHPEVEIRCGYFETVESFDCMVSAANSFGLMDGGVDLAIINFFGEQLEKRVQRHIIDQYFGEQPIGTSFIFPTLHPRHPFIAHTPTMRTPMAITGTDYVYLAMKALLEAVWRHNQSEEVKIESILCPGLGTSTGRMPFKEAARQMALAYKNFKNPPLGIDWRYAAKRQMEIKYGGNLYHKFRKD from the coding sequence ATGCGATTGATTCTTATAGATCCCAAAGTCGAACTATGCACTGCCTGGGAAGAAGCCTTTTCAGATCATCCAGAAGTTGAAATCAGATGTGGCTACTTCGAAACTGTCGAATCCTTTGATTGTATGGTGAGTGCAGCCAATTCTTTTGGGCTCATGGATGGAGGAGTGGATCTCGCCATTATCAATTTCTTTGGAGAGCAACTGGAAAAAAGAGTACAAAGGCACATAATTGATCAGTACTTCGGCGAGCAACCCATAGGAACGAGTTTCATATTTCCTACCCTTCATCCCAGGCATCCTTTTATCGCACATACACCCACCATGCGTACTCCTATGGCCATCACTGGGACAGATTATGTTTACCTGGCTATGAAAGCCCTTCTGGAAGCCGTTTGGAGACATAATCAGAGCGAAGAAGTTAAGATTGAATCCATCCTCTGTCCAGGCTTAGGTACTTCAACTGGAAGAATGCCATTCAAAGAAGCCGCCCGCCAAATGGCTTTGGCCTACAAAAATTTCAAAAATCCTCCGCTGGGTATCGACTGGAGATATGCGGCAAAAAGACAAATGGAAATCAAGTACGGCGGTAATCTCTACCATAAATTCAGGAAAGACTGA
- a CDS encoding TlpA disulfide reductase family protein, with translation MKKLLLSPIILLCFFACEQKAEIELGPDEFRVYGTVKGLDSDFMLFDGRDAEGGRIFDTIWVKNESFDYTGKVYELSHLNIWPQIKRVNKWVDDGKAYIPTPSAKFQFFAQEGDQIEFTGKIGDFVDAYPSGSSANEGLAKLNKQTFPLTSKGGDLIVQWEEEKDTTKHAAIQAIMEETEAELLEQKRSFIKSHPNSTAAAWALLDMTIRSEVEMEEIISLFEGLDRNSLAEQSFYLAMDQRIEGYKKTAVGQPVPNFEARDAVNGNSFSMKALRGKYVLIDFWGIWCGPCVKEMPKIKSYQEKYADDLVVVGINQGDSEKRIKDFVAKNEYAWTQIMEKEADLVAKFSVAGFPTKLLIDPEGEIIHRQLGNEGGILEVLDKRLSGENS, from the coding sequence ATGAAAAAGCTACTCCTCTCCCCTATTATCCTCCTCTGCTTCTTTGCCTGTGAACAGAAAGCGGAGATTGAACTTGGCCCTGATGAATTCAGGGTATATGGAACGGTAAAAGGGCTCGACTCAGACTTCATGCTCTTCGATGGTAGAGATGCAGAAGGTGGCCGCATATTCGATACCATTTGGGTGAAAAATGAATCTTTCGACTATACAGGAAAAGTCTATGAATTGTCTCATCTCAATATATGGCCCCAAATCAAGCGGGTAAATAAATGGGTGGATGACGGCAAAGCCTACATTCCAACTCCTTCAGCCAAATTTCAGTTTTTCGCCCAGGAAGGAGATCAAATTGAGTTTACCGGTAAGATCGGAGATTTTGTAGATGCTTATCCTTCAGGAAGCTCAGCCAATGAGGGCCTGGCAAAACTCAATAAGCAGACCTTTCCTTTGACTAGTAAGGGGGGAGATTTGATCGTCCAATGGGAAGAGGAAAAAGATACCACAAAACATGCAGCGATACAGGCTATTATGGAAGAGACGGAAGCGGAATTATTGGAGCAGAAACGAAGCTTCATCAAAAGCCATCCTAATTCCACTGCCGCCGCCTGGGCCCTCCTTGACATGACCATTCGATCAGAAGTAGAGATGGAGGAAATCATTTCCTTATTCGAAGGCCTGGACAGAAATAGCCTGGCAGAGCAAAGTTTCTACCTCGCCATGGATCAGCGAATCGAAGGCTACAAAAAAACGGCAGTTGGCCAGCCTGTGCCTAATTTTGAGGCCCGGGATGCGGTCAATGGGAATTCATTTAGCATGAAAGCCCTAAGAGGAAAATACGTTTTAATTGACTTTTGGGGAATCTGGTGTGGCCCCTGTGTAAAGGAAATGCCCAAAATCAAATCCTATCAGGAAAAATATGCAGATGATTTGGTTGTCGTAGGGATAAATCAGGGAGATAGTGAAAAGCGGATCAAAGATTTTGTGGCAAAAAATGAATATGCCTGGACCCAAATCATGGAAAAAGAAGCGGATTTGGTGGCAAAGTTTTCCGTCGCAGGTTTCCCCACCAAATTGCTCATTGATCCTGAGGGAGAAATCATCCATCGTCAACTTGGAAATGAGGGTGGAATATTGGAGGTTTTGGATAAGAGGCTTTCAGGTGAAAATTCATAG
- a CDS encoding Gfo/Idh/MocA family oxidoreductase, with the protein MKDQKTTPKNSRRSFIKNTAIASSFFIVPRHVLGGVGYTAPSDQLVLAAIGAGGKGSSDIYNASVKGREKVIALCDVDFSGSAKRSVKNFPDAKRYADYREMLDKEKDIDAVTISTPDHVHGPAAKFAMDRGVHCYVQKPMTHNIREARILTELARENKIVTQMGNQGGSNPLLGMVQKWIDDGAIGTVSKVQVWTNRPVWPQGFAMPEPDESAKPDDLHWDLWLGPSKTMPFTPNLHPFNWRGWWDYGTGALGDVGCHLIDIPFRTLGLKYPTDAECSVGSVYTKMWNADYHPEGCPPSSFITLHFDATEKTGSRIEMTWSDGGIRPSHPEIIPPNNDIGGKDSKNGVLIIGDKGIISTNINDSSPLMPKLYLNDGTTDFGPEVEKLEEPEYGHQRKWVDACKAGFGSEEHKALTSSFDYAGPMTETVLMGNLAIRSYMLRKENDKGAMDFYARKKLLWDGENMRITNLEEANQFVGRTYREGFEV; encoded by the coding sequence ATGAAGGATCAAAAAACTACTCCCAAAAATTCCCGCCGATCATTTATCAAGAATACGGCAATTGCCTCTTCCTTTTTTATTGTTCCCAGACATGTACTGGGAGGTGTAGGGTATACTGCACCCAGTGATCAATTGGTTCTGGCTGCCATAGGTGCTGGAGGAAAAGGTAGCAGTGATATCTATAATGCGTCTGTGAAAGGGAGAGAGAAAGTGATTGCACTCTGTGATGTGGACTTTTCTGGTTCTGCCAAACGCTCAGTGAAAAATTTCCCGGATGCAAAACGATATGCAGACTACCGGGAAATGCTGGATAAGGAAAAAGACATAGATGCAGTTACCATTTCTACTCCGGATCATGTTCACGGACCGGCCGCAAAATTTGCCATGGACAGAGGCGTTCATTGCTATGTCCAAAAGCCGATGACCCACAATATTCGGGAAGCTCGTATTCTCACCGAGCTTGCCAGAGAAAATAAGATCGTAACCCAAATGGGAAATCAGGGAGGCTCTAATCCCCTACTGGGAATGGTCCAAAAATGGATAGATGATGGAGCAATAGGTACCGTTTCCAAGGTTCAGGTTTGGACAAATAGGCCTGTATGGCCTCAGGGCTTTGCTATGCCCGAACCGGATGAATCTGCCAAACCCGATGATTTACACTGGGATCTTTGGTTAGGACCCTCTAAAACTATGCCTTTCACTCCCAATCTCCATCCCTTCAATTGGAGAGGATGGTGGGATTATGGGACAGGCGCACTGGGTGATGTAGGTTGCCACCTCATTGACATTCCTTTCCGCACACTCGGACTTAAATATCCTACAGATGCTGAATGCAGTGTAGGTTCTGTCTATACCAAAATGTGGAATGCCGACTATCATCCGGAAGGTTGTCCTCCTTCATCTTTCATTACCCTGCACTTCGATGCAACAGAGAAAACAGGATCAAGAATTGAAATGACCTGGAGTGATGGAGGGATCAGGCCTTCGCATCCGGAGATTATTCCCCCCAACAATGATATAGGAGGAAAAGACAGCAAAAATGGCGTACTCATCATTGGCGATAAAGGCATTATTTCCACCAATATCAATGACAGCTCCCCCCTCATGCCTAAACTCTACCTCAATGACGGAACAACTGATTTTGGGCCAGAGGTAGAAAAATTGGAAGAGCCAGAATACGGACACCAACGCAAATGGGTAGATGCCTGTAAAGCCGGCTTCGGTAGTGAAGAACATAAGGCCCTGACTTCATCTTTCGATTATGCAGGCCCTATGACAGAAACCGTGCTTATGGGTAATCTGGCTATTCGTAGCTATATGCTCAGAAAAGAAAATGACAAAGGTGCTATGGATTTCTATGCCCGTAAAAAACTCCTGTGGGATGGAGAAAACATGCGCATTACCAATCTCGAAGAAGCCAATCAGTTTGTGGGTCGTACCTATAGAGAAGGCTTCGAAGTATAA
- a CDS encoding PQQ-binding-like beta-propeller repeat protein translates to MPAFPKTIAFLLCLPILFYSCSEPKIPVGAEADWAHYLGHPSSNQYSLLKQINKQNLDKLKVAWTFDTGDSANYQVNNLIVKGVLFTATPHSRVIALDATKGEAIWTFDPDEVKGELADRDQRGVAYWQDGEKGRILTSKGPWLFMLDAETGKLVESFAEKGAMHLGGNMDLEGRPDVSLNTPGHVYKDMLIMGANVGEDTPGAVRAFDLKTGERKWIFHTFPRVGEVGSDTWPEDYLETSGGASDWSGLAIDTARGIVYSSTETAGPDFYGGERYGENLFANSLIALDAHTGERIWHFQFVHHDMWDMDCPTPPTLLTVKHEGKMLDVVAQGTKMGLLYVFDRVTGEPLWPIEEKEMAPSEIADIKSWPSQPFPTAPPPLTRQLYTEADYSDISPKAAQLSKDVYERGGSQGSFPAPSLEQSIIFPGFDGGFEWGGSAADPNGILYVNVNEMPWYYQLIPTKTDNAESMQAGEALYRGNCSSCHGIDRKGDPGGGFPAVDAVSSKLDRKAVMALINYGGGRMPAFKQLSDERKNMIVDYLFGKDTPELPPNAQLDPYVFAGFKRFLDDEGYPAIKPPWGTLNAVDLNTGTIKWKVPLGEFEELTERGIPITGTENYGGPVVTASGLIFIAATTDKKIRAFDAETGEMLWQHDLPFDGHSTPSIYMANGKQYVVVSAGNSKLNPVKGGMLVAFALEE, encoded by the coding sequence ATGCCTGCTTTTCCTAAGACCATAGCATTTCTGTTATGCCTGCCTATTTTGTTTTATTCCTGCTCCGAACCTAAAATTCCTGTCGGTGCAGAGGCTGATTGGGCGCATTATCTGGGACATCCCAGCAGCAATCAATATAGCCTCCTCAAGCAGATCAACAAGCAAAATCTTGACAAACTTAAAGTAGCCTGGACCTTCGATACTGGAGACAGTGCCAATTATCAGGTAAATAATCTCATCGTGAAGGGAGTGCTTTTTACAGCTACTCCTCATAGTCGGGTGATAGCTTTGGATGCAACTAAAGGAGAAGCTATCTGGACCTTTGATCCTGATGAGGTCAAAGGAGAATTGGCCGATCGGGACCAAAGAGGAGTAGCCTATTGGCAGGATGGAGAAAAGGGAAGGATTTTGACCTCCAAAGGTCCCTGGCTTTTTATGCTGGATGCGGAAACAGGAAAATTGGTGGAGTCTTTCGCGGAAAAGGGTGCTATGCACCTTGGAGGAAATATGGACCTCGAAGGAAGACCTGATGTTTCCCTCAATACGCCCGGACATGTGTATAAAGATATGCTGATCATGGGGGCGAATGTGGGCGAGGACACCCCAGGTGCGGTAAGAGCTTTTGATTTGAAAACTGGAGAACGAAAATGGATCTTCCATACCTTTCCCAGAGTAGGTGAAGTCGGTTCTGATACCTGGCCTGAAGACTATCTGGAAACAAGTGGGGGAGCTTCAGATTGGTCTGGACTTGCTATCGATACTGCTAGAGGAATCGTGTATTCTTCAACTGAGACCGCCGGACCAGATTTTTACGGAGGAGAGCGATATGGCGAAAATCTATTTGCCAATTCATTGATCGCACTGGATGCCCATACAGGAGAAAGAATTTGGCACTTTCAATTTGTTCATCATGACATGTGGGACATGGATTGTCCTACTCCTCCTACCCTCTTGACAGTAAAACATGAAGGCAAAATGCTGGATGTAGTAGCTCAGGGTACTAAAATGGGCTTATTATATGTATTTGATCGGGTAACGGGTGAACCGCTTTGGCCCATAGAAGAAAAAGAAATGGCCCCTTCTGAAATCGCAGATATCAAGTCCTGGCCTAGCCAGCCCTTTCCGACAGCCCCACCACCGCTGACCCGTCAACTCTACACGGAAGCAGATTATTCTGACATTTCACCCAAAGCCGCCCAACTCAGTAAGGATGTTTATGAAAGAGGGGGAAGCCAAGGCTCTTTCCCCGCACCAAGTTTGGAGCAAAGCATCATATTCCCAGGCTTTGATGGAGGTTTCGAATGGGGCGGTTCAGCAGCAGACCCTAACGGCATCCTTTATGTCAATGTCAATGAGATGCCCTGGTATTATCAGCTCATTCCTACCAAAACGGATAATGCAGAATCCATGCAAGCCGGAGAAGCCTTATATAGAGGAAATTGTTCTTCTTGTCATGGGATAGATCGAAAAGGGGATCCAGGAGGTGGATTTCCTGCTGTGGATGCTGTTTCTTCAAAACTGGATCGAAAAGCAGTAATGGCCCTGATCAATTATGGTGGGGGGAGAATGCCTGCGTTTAAGCAGTTGAGCGATGAGCGTAAAAATATGATCGTAGATTATTTATTTGGAAAGGATACCCCTGAACTTCCTCCCAATGCTCAGCTTGATCCCTATGTATTTGCTGGCTTCAAACGCTTTCTGGATGATGAAGGTTATCCTGCCATCAAGCCTCCCTGGGGCACCCTCAATGCTGTGGACCTGAATACGGGTACAATCAAATGGAAGGTTCCTTTGGGAGAGTTTGAGGAGTTGACGGAAAGAGGAATCCCCATTACGGGTACTGAAAATTATGGCGGTCCGGTTGTTACGGCCAGTGGCTTGATTTTTATCGCAGCCACTACAGATAAAAAGATCCGTGCTTTCGATGCAGAAACAGGTGAGATGCTTTGGCAACATGATTTGCCTTTTGATGGGCATTCGACTCCCAGTATCTATATGGCCAATGGCAAGCAGTATGTGGTTGTCTCCGCAGGAAATTCGAAACTGAATCCTGTGAAAGGCGGAATGCTGGTGGCTTTTGCCTTGGAGGAGTAG
- a CDS encoding aminotransferase class I/II-fold pyridoxal phosphate-dependent enzyme yields the protein MNIPVFELERIQSLYENTVDYNLTESGFHPYSLHELLNEEQQADILQLTLGYGQTNGSISLRKRIAAMYPAANFEQVVVTNGTSEANFVACHSLLKPGDEVVMMLPNYMQIWGIAEEIGAKPRAFHLRQENDWAADLEELESQVNEKTKMIAICNPNNPTGYTLTEKEMDRIIAIAEKVGAWVYADEVYRGAELDGVERPSFYGRYDKAIVNGGLSKAYALPGLRIGWLIGPKEIIDTAWAYHDYTSITASVLSHRVAEIALEEEMRQKIRQRNISMLLKNLDVLQNWALQYPDVFSFSPPKAAGMVFFQYHLDMGSEELSDYLRKNHSVFIVPGTCFGMEGFVRMGAGSTKDYLEEGLARIDEGLKGILERVV from the coding sequence ATGAATATTCCTGTTTTTGAGCTTGAACGAATTCAATCGCTGTACGAAAATACAGTGGATTATAACCTTACTGAAAGTGGATTCCACCCCTATTCCTTACATGAACTCTTAAACGAGGAACAACAAGCGGATATTTTACAGCTGACTCTGGGCTATGGTCAGACAAATGGGAGTATTTCTTTACGCAAGCGGATAGCAGCTATGTATCCGGCTGCAAATTTCGAACAGGTAGTCGTGACCAATGGTACTTCGGAAGCTAATTTTGTAGCCTGTCATAGCTTGCTAAAGCCCGGAGATGAAGTAGTTATGATGCTCCCTAACTATATGCAGATATGGGGGATTGCAGAGGAAATAGGAGCCAAGCCCAGAGCCTTTCACCTCAGGCAAGAAAACGATTGGGCAGCTGATCTTGAGGAATTGGAATCCCAGGTGAATGAGAAGACGAAAATGATTGCTATCTGCAATCCCAATAATCCGACTGGTTATACCCTAACTGAAAAAGAAATGGATCGCATCATTGCGATTGCTGAAAAAGTAGGTGCATGGGTATATGCGGATGAGGTTTACCGAGGAGCTGAATTGGATGGAGTAGAAAGGCCCAGTTTTTATGGGCGCTATGATAAAGCCATTGTAAATGGAGGTTTATCTAAGGCCTATGCTTTACCGGGATTGAGAATTGGCTGGTTGATCGGACCCAAGGAAATCATAGATACCGCCTGGGCTTATCATGATTATACTTCTATCACGGCCTCTGTTTTGAGTCATAGGGTAGCCGAAATAGCATTGGAGGAAGAGATGCGACAAAAAATCCGTCAGCGTAATATTTCCATGTTGCTTAAAAACCTGGACGTTCTACAGAATTGGGCCTTGCAGTATCCGGACGTTTTTTCATTCAGCCCACCCAAAGCGGCTGGGATGGTGTTTTTTCAATATCATTTGGATATGGGATCGGAGGAGTTGTCTGATTATCTGAGGAAAAATCATTCGGTCTTTATTGTACCCGGAACTTGTTTTGGTATGGAGGGATTTGTGAGAATGGGGGCGGGTTCTACCAAAGATTATCTGGAAGAAGGCCTGGCGAGGATAGATGAGGGTTTGAAAGGGATTTTGGAGAGGGTGGTTTAG